Sequence from the Panicum virgatum strain AP13 chromosome 5N, P.virgatum_v5, whole genome shotgun sequence genome:
aattcacagtagataaatTATCCCTGTGTAGACCTACTGTTATATTttgagcttcttctttgctatagtttgacctgtatatttcaaacttgttctaggtgttgtctgaatgaatgttttgttgtgaataaatggctacatatttaagcatgatttttacagggtagcttaatctttcatgttatgtttagggtaattttggctaaatttatttctgtttgtgctttaagttgtttatttattagcaaaccatgacttatttgctataggaatcaaccaccacttactttatgaagttagtatagatTTCTTGTGCTGTCGATcttgatgccttgtgtagttagatttgttatttaactactctataaacaattgcccatatGTGTTTATAattttgttcttgcattacatatagatacgactactttgtcggacgggacgtacgagctgattccggagtctgacggagatgatccagaagtccaggtgaacgccgctgaactaactgaagccccgaaccaaagttcggaagagcctagagctgaaatagttagcgactaccgagaaggcaagccccggacataacctatattttaaATCAATATCTTTTACGGTTATtacttgcttatgcatttacagttcttaggagttgaattgaaaccctagatgcatgatcctaggaacctatgtactgaacactagacttgagttcgactacttgctaagcttataggaccagtaaaagtcgagtgattgcctgtcactcgcgagctttataggaactgcttgtttactttctgttatcaatataaggacgacggacggggttgtgttcgatatcatgaccttatgtgagaccccgtctgtgttgatgaacttgctaaggtcgcggtgtgtggtagcggtggttaagtttttgaaagtactagccacatgccgtaaatatggtacgcggcaagcctagtagccgattggaccggggagtggatatacctttcactctctctttagagatagctttttttaaatgttattgttgatcaacactgcgacttcaagggacaagggtggacctcgtagaagggtggaccttggagccctgtagtcggggagagtgaccctatccacaagccgaaaAGAAaagtcaacggttgtttgggaacgacccgacggtgttccagacgtgtgtgctaggtttatccttgcaaggttgaattttgattcagaatcgtccgcctctcacgatgaaatgagactgcttgatctctttgccacacagagtaataagagcaacaatattatttatcaatcttgatgtttgcttagttttctaccatgattggatagtagttgcttacctagaatggttaatcaactagaatcttgaaagctaaaacttgaaagtaatgacctactctttattgcttttcagcaaaaggaaaaccagagcctcacagaaacttgcatagtctagctaaagtgggctacttatacccgttgacggttaagtcttgctgagtattagaatactcagccttggtgttgaaaccctttttcagggaTGAGTTTTGATgaacagatcgctagcttgacctatccttgctcgttgcctcctggctggtccgtagagtgggagacgtcttcgaccggcaatgactatgacgagtgataccatgcttgggctagcctggtatccttttgcgatgtgttgtagccgtcgtgttttatcttccgctgtctaaactctgaacttaagttatggcttgtataactgttttacttaagttggttttgtaataatggtttcaactggtttgtaatctttactagcctgtgttgtaaaattgtggttgtaatatctctggactcgccttcgtgcggggtatgcttgttcgatccgagaaccggtggttgtatcgggacgttacccgacagaccaagaattgttccgtttgaagtgcgtttgagctgttGTTGCCTTTTTGGTGATGgactgcgcacttgagccgggataattcaggtggttctgccacaaacgGGATCTGGCTGAACCGTGAGATCTAGCCGATTTTGGTCTCAAATCGACTCTTCCTCCAGCCACCTCTGTATCTCTCGCCTTCAAACTGCTAGCAAAATCTTTTTGGCTTGCCCTTTTATGCTGACCACGCTTCATTTCGGCGTGTGCTAAATCATCAACATCTGGCAGCATTAATGCGAATCTATTCTCGCAGGTCAATACGCTGCGGTTGTACCTCACTTGCATCCGGAACACTCTGGAGGCGGCGATGTGCCTCAAGGTACTTTCAGCTCGACTCCCTCCCACTCTGGAGGCGGTGATGTACCTGCCGTTCCTTGTAACATTGCTCCTGTTGCTGCTCTCAATTCATCAGAAGCATAACTTAGGTGATCTGCGTTTTTCCTTTGCCGCTAGAATTTTCCTTGCAAGAAGTTGAGAGGCAACAACAAACCAGAGGTGGATCTCAAGTAATAAGTCGTGCTGCAAACATGAATTTTCAGTTATTTTgttttgtgaattgtgatgtaCCACATTTGTCTGACCGATGCTCCAAAGAGTTGTTAGTGCATTGGTATTTAGTGTGTGAAATTATTGTCAGTGTCATGTTGCGTTAGCAACCTTGCTCCTGTACAGTGTACACATAGTAAAATATGCCCGTTTCTTTTTATCTTCGGCACATTTCTGGGCTTTGGTGCACTTTACTCTACGAATCTTGTCATGCTAGAAGTATGAATAAATTTCCCTGATTAACTTCAAGTGGAGATTGCAAATGTTAAAAGAAACCATCCCCACTGTCTATATTATTTCTCTCGAACCAAGAACTGTGCTTATAGAACTGTAATCTCATTCAATGTCGACATTTGAAAGTAGTAGTGCCATTCTTGTTGCTCGTGAATATTTCAGTTTACATTCGTTTTCACATTTTTACTAGCGGCTCAAGTGAGTAGATCTTTTTGCACTTACTAATCCATCTTCAATTTTAATTCCGTATTCACACGACAAGCCCTGAACTTCTACTGAACCTGGTGTGCTAGACATCTCTGACAGCATCTAAAATTCAGTTTACAAGTCTTCATTATTGCCTTTTTATTTTTGGAAACCATAACCATCTGTTTCTTTTTTTAACAAACATAACCATGTGTGTCATTATGCATGAACCAACTTTTGGTGGCAGtgatttcttttttatttgtaaCAAGTGCACTCTTTTATGATACGGTGCTAGGAATCACGAACTGCtctatttcatttttatcatgcTTATGTAAATTTAAGATTGATTACTCAATGCTGGATCTTCTTCCTACATGCCATCATTTTTCCTATCAGCTACTGTGAGACCTCGAACTGGTAGCCGGCCACGTCGCCAtctgcggcgagggcggcggctggCTGCGCATCGCCTGCACGACCTTGTCATGCCTAAATTTCATGGTGTATGGCGCTCCTCGTGCAGGGCTATGGAATGACTGAAACTTGTGGAATCATATCTTTAGAGTACCCAGAAAAAGGACAAGCTCGTCAATTTGGGTCAACTGGATCACTTGTCTCAGGAGTTGAAGCAAAGATTGTAGATATATAAACATTGAAATGTGTGCCAGCAAAGCAACTAGGAAAAATTTGTAAAATTTGTGTTCGGAGGACCGAACATAATGCGAGGTAATATTTTGATCATAGACTGTataaaaaaactcgacctgtGGGGAGAAAGACCTCCCCCATggcattgtattaagaagaagacCTTCTCACACAGGCCGAGAAAAttcccgaacccctgcccccacccgtacacggggTCCGTCGCTTTGTGAGTAGGCCGGATCATACACGTGCTTTGGACATGGGACAGGtgaggggattttttttctgCAGCACCAcgggctcgaacccgggcggGTGCGCTCCCCACCGGGAGGTCGCACCAACCGAGCTACGCTCGGTCTGCATCATTGACTGTATATATTGTGTTCTCATTCTTTCTCCATATCGTCAGCTATTAAACATTACCAAGCCCAGTCAAAAATATTATACTGGGCTGTAGCTGTAGTAATTGGTAGTATTGTTTTTAGTTGTACACTAACAATAGATCCAAAAGTTCTCCATAATATTCTGTCCTGGAGGGATATTGTGGCCAAAACATTTTCCTACTTATTGAATGTATTATTTTTAGGGTATTTCAACACTGTGCAAGCTACTGATCTGTGTAGATTCTGTAGTATGCTTATGGAAGTATGTTGTGTTGTAGAGATAGATTCAGTTTCATTTTCAGTTTATGTTCATGGCCATGTTCAGAGCTTTATTAATTTTACCGGATTTTGTCGTCTCTCTCTGGAGGTGCTTCTGGATGAAGATGAACAAGGGATCTTAAGATAAACTCAATTAACTCCTTTTGATAACAGCTTGTATTAGTGTTTAAGATGATCCAAAGCATTCTTCCAAGGCTGCAGAAGTGCTAACAAAGTTTTGAATCAATTCGCATGAATGAAAACTTCAGAAATATCTTAGTTAGGACAAAAAGGACATATAATTTATTTCCATTTGGTATTCATTTGTGCTTGAATGAGGTGAAATCTTAGCGAGGGATTGTACCTTCTTTTTTAGGTTTGGTGTACTTTACTGCTGTTTAGAGATGTCTGTCAAATGATCAAAACAATAAGAGTCTATTTTACCTTCTGACAGTAAAAGGTAGAGAATTTATTGTCTTAAATATCATTTGATTCTATTGTTGGATTTGATTGTTGAAATAGTATGTTCTAGTACTAGTCAATAGGGGATGCAAGTTTGTCTCTGTCTGTCTGGGTCATTGGGTCGACTGAAAAAAATCATTGAAACGGAGTGATCCAAATTTTAGAGGGAGTCGGGTACAGATGAACAAGCTAGCTGACTGCTCAGAGTCTACGTACTGCTGACCCATGTCACCGCTGCACTTACTTGTATCTCCACGCACGGACGCTATGGGacgaggcgccggcggccgagctcgATCGCTAATTTGCTACGGCTAACACTGCAGCACTGGCAAAAGCTGAGGCCGAGACGTCAACAACAGCATGCACGCAGCACGTGACAGCATCCAGAAAACTCTTAACACACCTACCATACTCTTCAAGTCCAAGCCAAGCACACACAGGCGGCACGTCCCAAAAGTCCCGCCGCGTACGCGCGCGCCCATCGCGGACACGCAGACGACGACCCACACGAACAAACTGAAGAACGGCCTCTTACAGGTAACACACGAGAATCAGCACTCAAATTAAGGCAAAGGCGAAggagaagggaaaaaaagaagaagaagaagtcctAGTCCTGGCTCATCATGCGGTGGAAGTCGTGGAAGTCGagctcgccatcgccgtcgtcgtcgtaggCGCGGATCATGGCCTCGCACTCGGCCGCGGAGGGCTCGTCGCCCAGCTGGCTGAGCACGCGCTGCAGCCCCCGGGGCGTGATCCGGCCGGACCCCTTGACGGCCTCGAACGCCTCGAAGGCGCGGCGCAGGTcctcgcgctcctcctcctcgccgcccttgCTCTCCACGATGCGCACGAAGTCGTCGAACCCCAGCATCaggtcctcgccgccgtccagccccaGCCCCTGCCCGAGCGCGGCCAGCACGCCGTCGCCCATGGACGCGAACAGCTCGCGCAGCTCCCGCCCCGAGATGCGCCCGTCCATGTCGCGGTCGAAGTGGCGGAAGATCTCGCGGAGCTCCGCCATGCGGTCGCGCCCGCGGGACGTGCCCGAGGacaacgccgacgccgacgcgcaCGACGACGACAGAGACCGCGCgccggacccgccgccgcccgtgggggagtccggcggcgacgccaccgccgtcgccttGCACGGGCCGCAGAACAGCCCGGGAAGGCTCAGCTTGAAGCTGCCGCTGCGCTTCGGGGACAGCCGCTTCGACGGCCTGGACACCTCGATGCCCGCCATTCTCTGGCCTCCGCGACGCTGTGGGCGCGCGAGCTGGTGAACACTGCGGCGGCCGTGGAGAGAGACAAGTGAGGCCGGGTGGGCGCGCCCGGTATATATAGGCGAGGAGAGACGGTGGGGCCCAGCGCTCATGGCGGTATTTTACTGCGGCAGTGGGGGAAGTTTCAACGGGCTTTTCTGTTTTCCCCGTGCTTTCTGTCGGAGCTCGGcaggatccatccatccaattGTCCACTGTGAATTGGCGATCGAAATAAGTTATCTTTTGCATGAGCACAGAAATGGACGCATGAGTTGCCAGTTGCTTGCAAAGGGACGGTAGGAAAAATACAGACCCTTCAAATTTTGCATTTGAAATCCTCGATCGAATTCTTAGGCGTCGTGTGATGTCATTCAGAAATTTCAATCAAAAATTAACTTGAGCTTACCTAGTTATACACGGGAGGTTTGATGAACTAACAGCACGTTTGTCCGATCGACGGGATACTCTCCTCGGAACATGGAGAACACCGTCGGAAGCTTGCTATGCTAGATAGCCAGGGATATCCCCTGCCTCCGGAACTAGATACCGCTAGAACTTCGCTCCAGGGTTGCCAAGCTTTTGCTTCTCGTCTCTCCTCACGGCTTacgcaagtttttttttttctctcggcTTGTACGATGTTGGTAGCCGCCAAACGCTACTAGACGCGCAGCCGATCGTCATCGATCATTAGCTAGCTAATAGTTCTGAATGGCTTCCCCGCCACACTGATGCTGTTGGTTTTGTTTGGACGGACCATCTCAATCACTAGAAGCAAGGGCATCGGTTTATATATTAATTAATCGGTTCATTACTTACTGCTCACGTAGCACATGTTTCCCGCCACATGTTTATCGTATTTCTCTCGCATTATTCCTCATCTCTGCTGCCATCACCGCCACCAAATCCAATCCCGCACCGTTGCAAGTTGCGGATCGCAACGGCGGGAAGCAGACAAGTGCGGCCTCACCTGAACCACTCCCCGAGCGACGTCGCCGGGAGCTCGAGGtggccggcgcggggaggcggGATCGCGTGCGTCAGCGCGCAGGCCCGGTGCGGCCGGGCACGAAGCTTCCTGCCGGCTTCGTCCCGGCCGGGATAAAAagatggcgccggcggccggtgcgAACCTTTGCAGCTGCATGCGCAAGCTGATGCATGCGCGCCTGTGGTTAGTTTACTCGCGAACGCTCCCGTCTTTTGTGGTGCGGTGCGGGCTGGCAGATAATCGAGTTTGCACTCGTGGAGGATGCGTCACTGGTGACTGGTCACTCTCTGACCGTTTCcgagaggaaaagaaagaaaacaatgTCTGGTCTGGGCGTCTAGGATACCAAAGCGGTGGGATTCCGGCGGCGAGCGAGGACTTTACCCGCAAGGGCTCGAGCAGCTCGGCTTTGCCCGACACGCGAGCGGAAAGCCCCCTCCCGCTTTGAGTTCGGGAGGCCGCCGCGCGTGTGGCTTTGGAGCCTTGGACTTTGGAAgagggacgtcggcggcggcgtgcgtgggCGAACTGAAGCTGCGTGCACGAGCGGGGGGTGTCGCTGGTTGGTCGACGGGGACGAGGTCCCGGGACTCCCAGCGGTGGGTTTCGGCCGAGCCAGCgaggcggccggccgggcgcctGGCTTTTGTAAGTTTCGGCGCGCGTCGCGCCCTTTCCGGCTGCTCGAGCCGTTTGCTGGTTCTGATGCTTCCGCGGGGCTGAGCGTGCATAAAggagagctgctgctgctgctgccgcccgcTTTGCCGTTGCTGGTCCAGACTCGCCAACGTGCACGGTCGCCCTTCCTCTGCGTGCAGGTGCAGACTGCCAGAGCGAATTCGAGGCACATTATTAAGCAAAAGGTCAGCTCATCCCGGTGGCACTGTCACATGCTTTCAGTACCAGATGATCAAGGTAATCATGAGATTGCAAAAGTGACGATCGGCGCGCTTAACGTAGCCCACAGAGTAAGTACCTGGCCCCATTAGATGGAAGAGGATTAAGTTGGGAATGATAGGTACGGTACTGTTAGTACACTTGTACGTGTACTTGACCCCAGCCTCATCGTTCGTAAGATTTTTTGTGCTTTTTCTGGGAAGTATCCCACTTGTCTGCTTGCAGGGTGGGGCTGTATACAAACAGTCATGGCTGCAGGGCGAATCTGAGGTCCAGTAAAACAAATTATAGTTCGATCACGTTATGGATGAAAAATTAAGGAAAAAGTTTATTTTACTCCCCTCAACAATTCGCTTTGTCCACTTATTAACCCTCTGAACAAAATTGAGGCTCAATTTACTTCCCGTACTATTTCAATTGGTCCAATCTACACCTACTGAgatttctcttttttatttcttcacGTACAAGTGAAATTATAACTTCAAATTTTGCAATTTAATTTATAATATGATTCACTATGCTACAAAAGTACATTATGATTTTTTCATGAatatttttcatcatgttaaatGTTTCCAACCTATGAAATAGCCATGACAAATTCTTAATGTATTTTCGTAACATAGGGCATCCTGATATCTATCCACTCGCAAAGTCTGAACTTAAAATTCAATTTCTACtagagtaaaaaaaagagaaataccATTAGAAGGTAGATTGGATTAATTGAAATAATCAGAAAGTAAATTGAGCCTAAATCAGGGAGTTAAGCGTACAAAGTAAATTGGTGAAGGGAGTAAATGGATTTTTTCCGCAAATTTAGGTAGTAACTCGAAATAAGTACGTACTCCCTCCTAGTAAgatctttttctctttcctctTTTGGGGGTCCAAGAGAAAATAATTTAGTTCCACATTAATTTTGTCTTAGCTTTTTCGGAGAAAATTTAACCAATGTGCTTGCGCATTTGTCTTGTCTCGTAAATAGGACGAACACGGTCCTCAAGCGAAAAGAAAATGGCCCAAACGGGGCCGACTACATATTGGGCTTTGCAGTAAAGCCAGAATGAGTTGCtaaaaaataatagaaaaatctatatttcaaCTTATCATGTTCGTTGGATTTTCGATCTAAAACTGCGCCAgccaactatcaaaaccataCAAAGTACCTCTAATCTAAATTTACCCCGATTTTAGGCCACCTCACCAAACTGACATGGTGCTATTCGCCCAGTCagcactctctctctcctgcagAGGCGCCATCACGGGTGACGCATGCGCTATGACGCCATGCCGAGCTATGGCGAAACTAGCGCCAGCAACCCCTCTGCGAGCTCCCTCACACCAAGCTAGAACCTCCCTGGCGCTACGCACACCATCGCCCAAAAAATTTAGGAGGGGCTGGAAAATAAACAATACAACGACATAGCTTCACTACAACATCCTATAAAAGACAAATATAATAGTTTGAAATAGTCTTATATTAAAGTATCGATGGATGATGAAAATCaaaaaatacatcataaaaACAAAGAATGCTGTTTATCCATACCGAAAAACCAAATTACCAGACTAATAGACAACATATGACGCTGACACCCACTATTCATCCGAAAAAGCAATCTACAGAAATATATATAATTGATTAGTCAAATATATATGGACctctgtcgggtaccatgattaggggcaccctaaccaggggactaaaatcgccctaaaaacgTAAACACATATTAgacaaccgggcccacgaaggcctacagcctccttccaatccgcaagaaaggaaagaactcaaagaagcccaatacgCGGCTCacgtacacagtgcggcccatccgcgcccccctcgaacccgcggggcaatccccgcctcgctcgagggcctcccgccgagaccctcgaccgcgccccgcgtctccgcctcgctcgaaggtagcgagcctaccctcgagagagcggatcgactccgcctcgctcgagagccctccccccccccctcaacgGAAAGGGCAAACCACCATCCACCCGCTctcccgccgtacggaggcattaaatgccaaccactcctccgcagcatccgggtcagacggcgtcaggcagcCACTCCACGCAGTGGATGTgatcggagtcccgtccgccaactccggtcactgctccgccattccggacgctgtggcgacactgtgggaacctgcgacgcagtgcaagacaTGCTCGGCACTGCTACAGCCACTGTGCTgtcaactccccatacctccttcgtactttcccCTCCGCAtagccctcgaacggcatgggcacgaccctcggaggTGGCTTcgaccttgaccaggacaagaccctggcctgcaggagcctcggaacgtcgccacgccacgcctggaggacggtaccctctacagcaaccaccacgccgcccgctggagctacaaggacgccggcgcgatctccgcaaggccaaggacgacgcccaggacgactgccacgccaggCGCCACACCCCGCAGTATTCTTTTttcagtgctcgaccactgcacccccgcgattcggggaaaagacgacgacttccgtgATCTCTCCTTACATGTACAccacccctccttgtgtctataaaagggggggcaTGCTCTATCTTCTGGGGGGTCTGGCAGAACACAACACTCAGCACCgctcacagagcacatacgctcttctgagccccgatattggcactcgcctcaatcaactcgtcctctagcagagacctgagagctttcctccctctctcgcctcgcttgtaccccctactacatgcacccccggtgcaagacagtgcagtgctctcgcacacccttt
This genomic interval carries:
- the LOC120676711 gene encoding probable calcium-binding protein CML41, whose protein sequence is MAGIEVSRPSKRLSPKRSGSFKLSLPGLFCGPCKATAVASPPDSPTGGGGSGARSLSSSCASASALSSGTSRGRDRMAELREIFRHFDRDMDGRISGRELRELFASMGDGVLAALGQGLGLDGGEDLMLGFDDFVRIVESKGGEEEEREDLRRAFEAFEAVKGSGRITPRGLQRVLSQLGDEPSAAECEAMIRAYDDDGDGELDFHDFHRMMSQD